One Methylorubrum extorquens genomic window, CCACCGCATCGAGGCTCGGGCCCCCCGCCCCGCGGGAGAAGAGGCGGCCGAAGCGCAGGTTCTGTCGTACGCTGAGATGCGGCATCAGCCGCGCCTCCTGGAACACGCAGCCGATCCGCCGCCGATGCACCGGCACGCGGAGGCCGCGCTCCGTGTCGAGCAGCACCGTGCCGTCGATGGCGATGCGCCCGCGCTGCGGCTGGCTGAGCCCGGCGATCAGGTCGATCACCGTGGTCTTGCCCGAGCCCGAGCGCCCGAACAGCGCGGTGAGGCCGGCGCCTGCGGTGAAGGCGACATCGAGCGCGAAGCCTTCGCGGCGGAGGGAAACATCGACGGCGATGGTCATGCGGCCTCGGTCCGTACGGTCTCCTCGGCATCTCAGAAAAACCGATGCGGAGACAAGTGGCCCGATGCGCGCGCTGCCGCGTTGTCGGCGCAGGACCGAACAAAGGCAGGCGATGATCACCGTCCACCATCTGGAGAACAGCCGCTCGCAGCGGGTGCTGTGGCTGCTCGAAGAGCTGGGGCTCGACTACACCGTGAAGCGCTATGAGCGCGACCCCGCGACGATGCAGGCGCCGCGCGAACTTCGCGCCGTGCATCCGCTCGGCAAGTCGCCGGTGATCGCCGCGGACGGGCATGTGGTGGCGGAGACCGGCGCCATCGTCGAGTTCCTGACCGCCCGCGCCGACGGCGCCCTGGTGCCGCCGGCCGGCACGCCGGAGCGGGCGCGTTACACCTACTTCCTGCACTACGCGGAAGGTTCGGCGATGCCGCCGCTGCTGTTGAAGCTGATCTTCTCGCGGCTCGCGCCCGGCAGTCCCGCCCTGCTGCGCCCGCTGGTGCGGGCCATCGCGGGGAAGGTCACCGGCGGCTTCGTCGATCCGGAGCTGCGCCGCCACGCCGCCTACTGGGAGGCGGAGCTGGCCGAGCGCCCGTATTTCTGCGGCGACGCCTTCACCGCCGCCGACATCATGATGAGTTTCCCCCTCGAAGCCTTTGCCGCCCGCGGGACCGGAGCCGGCCCGCGGCTGACGGACTGGCTGGCCCGCATCCACGCGCGGCCCGCCTACCGGCGGGCGCTGGAGCGGGGCGGGCCGTATGCCTATGCGTGAGGCGGGCGATGCGGGTGGGGTGCGGGCGCGATGGCCGAAGGGGGCCGCCGGTCTCGCGGGTCACCGCTTCGTCCGATGTCGGCAGGGCCACCCGTCGCCATGGAGGCCGGACGGCGCGGGAGCCGCCCATCTGTCGGCCGTGAGGCGGGAATCGGTTCGTCCCGAAGGGACGGTGGAGCCCGGGAAGCGGACCGCTCAACGAATGCGAATGGGAATCGAGACCTCGATCGCCTCCGGTCCGCAGTCTGGCAGGGGGGGAAGACGCAGTCCCACCGGAAAGACAAAAAGGACTTCCCTGTCGAACCAGGGCGACCTCGACCGCCGTTCGGTTTTGGAGGAAACCAGCCGACCACTCTTGTCGATCGTTATGCGGACGACAGTCGCAAGGTCGATGTGAGGGGCATAGACTCTCGATCGAACGAGCCTGACGGCAATTGGATAAAGGACTTTTTTGTAGTCCGATATTCCAGGATCGTCTTCTGTGCGGCAGCGAGACTTGGCATACGCATCGGCTGGGGCCGTCATCCATGCCAAAAGCATGATGGCGACGGCCATTCCTTTTGTCGGTGTCGGGGGGATGAGCATAACCGGTCGTGTCGCGGGGGTGGTTCGATCGGCTCGACACCGCCGTGATCCCCTGGATGGACGCGAACGGCCGAGCTTGAGCAAATTGCTCCAAAAGTTGTGTTTTTGCAATATATAACTCAAGATTGCAGCAGTTGCTGGGCCGTGGCTTGTGGCAACCGTAGATCCGTTCGTGACGGGCGGCGCGCCCCGGATCCGGGAATGGGCGCTTACCGCCCTGCCCCGATCCGCCGGCTCATCCGCCGCGCCAGCCCCTCGGAGGCGACGAGCGCCAGCATCGAGACCGCGACCGAGATCAGGGTGAGGCGCAGCGCCCCCGCCTCCCCGCCCGGCACCTGGGTGAGCGTGTAGATCGCCGAAGGCAGGGTCTGGGTCTCGCCGGGGATGTTGGAGACGAAGGTGATGGTCGCGCCGAACTCGCCCATCGCCTTGGCGAAGGCGAGCACCGCGCCCGCCAGGATGCCGGGCAGGCTGAGCGGTAGAGTCACGCTGAGGAACACCAGGGCCGGCGCGGCGCCGAGCGTCGCCGCCGCCTGTTCCAGCCGGCAGTCCACCGCCTCGATCGACAGGCGCATCGCCCGCACCATCAGCGGCAGGCCCATCACCGCGCAGGCGAGCGCCGCGCCGGTCCAGCGGAACGAGAACACGATACCGATCTCGGCCAGCCACGCGCCGAAAAGCCCTCGCCGGCCGAAGGCGAGCAGCAGCAGGTAGCCTGTCACCACTGGCGGCAGGATCAGCGGCAGGTGGACGAGTCCGTCGAGCAGGGCGTGACCGGGGAAGCGTTTTCGCGCCAGCAGCCACGCCAGTGCCAAGCCGAGCGGGAGGCTCGCCAGTGTCGCGACGAGGGCGACGCGCAGGGACAGGAGGAGGGCCGTCGTCTCGTCGGGGCTGAGGCCGAGCCAGTCCGAGGGTCCGCTCACGGCGCCCTCCCCAGTGAGACGGGAGGGACGAGCGCGGTCATCCGCCGAGCCCCACCTTCACGATCCCGTCCTCAAAGTCCGGCGGCGGCCTTGAGGGCGGCGTTGATGCGGTCCTGCCAGCCGGGGCCGTCCTTCTGGTAGTGCTCCAGCACGGCCCGGTCGATGCGCAAGGACACCGTCTCGCGCGTGCCGGGAATAAGCGGCGCCTTCGGCGGGGCCGGCGCGGCCTCGGGGGCCTTCTTCGTCGTCACCGCCCGGAAAGCGGCCTCGGCCGCTTGGCGCGGGTCGCTCGGGCGGCGGGTGCGGTCGATGGCCATGTGGCTCAGGCCGTCGCTTTCTTGCGGCCGCGCTTGGGCGCGGGCGGGTTGGCGGCCCGCTCGGCGGCCTCCTCCGCCTCCTTGGCGAGCCGCAGGGCCCGCAGGCGCACGGTGCGCTCGTCCACGGCTTTGACCGCGGCCAGATGCTCGGCCATGGCCTGCTGCCCCTCGCGGGCCATGCGCTCGGATCGCTCCGCGCGCTCTGCGGCGCGGGTCTTGGCGTCGATATCGTCGCTCATGAAAGGTCTTTCGACGAGAATTCGCGCCGCGTGAAGTCCCGGCGGCGGCGCGCGGCGTCCCGACGCGGGAGAGATCGGGCGCGGGATGGCAAAGAACCCCGAGCAGGACCATCGAGGATTTCTCCTCAGGACTTAGCACGAAAGCACCGGCAATGACCAATTCAGCCGGGGTGGGACCGGTTTTCCCCCGCTCATCGCGCCGTTCGTGAGACAGGGGCCGGTCCGCTCGGTCCCGCGCCGTTCAATCCCGGTCCGCGCGCCGCAGGGACCAGTGCAGCACGCCCTGCGCATCGACGAGCCAGAGCGCGTTCGCCCGCTCGTCCTTGGTCGAGAGATCCTGCGTGTTGGCGAGTCGAACCGCTTCGCTCGGGCTGGCCGCCGTGATCGCCTCCTCGAACAGGGGCGGCCCGATCTGGCCGTCGGGTGCGCGGCAGGCGCCTCTGAGAACGAAAACCGGCATGCATCCCCCCATCGATGCGGCTTATCCCCGAACGGGCGGCCGGTCACCCATGCCGGCACTCAGGAGGCGGCCGGTTCGGTGCTCTGCCGGGCACGCAGGCGGGCGAGGGCCACCGTGGCTTGGTGGGCCAGCGCTTCGAGGCGGGACACCGTCGTCGTGTCGAGCCAGACCATGGCGCACCAATACGCGCCGAGTGCGGCCACCGGCTCGGGCCCACCGATCGGGACCATCACGAGGCTTCGGATCGCCTTGTAGGTATAGGCGGCGGCCGGGATGCGGGGATCGCTGCCGACATCCAGGATGACGGCCGTCTCCCGGTTCTGCATCGCCCAGCCGGAGACGCAGAGGTCGAGCGGGAAGCGGCACCCCTTCCACAGCGGCTCGATCGCGTCCTCGGCCACGTAGGCGCAGGCGTCATCCTGCCGCAGCACGACGGCGATGCCATCGGAGCCGGCGATCCGACGGGCCGTTCGAGCCAGGACGTCGACGACGTCCTCCAAGGACTGAGTCGCGGCCATGAGCTCGGCGGTCCGCATCAGATGCGGGTCGGCCTGGGAGCGCTCATCTAACATGGGCTTAGGGTAGGGTGTTTGGGCCGATCCGTACAGGAGGCCTCTCCCCGCAGCGACGCGCGAGGGGCAAAACCGGGAGACGACGGCATGGTGATCACCGCCGCCGCGCCGCAGGAGCCGCTCGCCGCCGCTGCAGGTTACGCTCTGCCATTGCCGCTTCTGCCAGCGCCGCCCCATCGAGGCGGGGCCGGCGCCCGCTCAGCCGCGGATGAAGGCGAGGATGTCGGCATTGAGCCGGTCGGCGTTGACCGTGAGCATGCCGTGCGGAAGGCCCGGATAGGTCTTCAGCGTGCCGTTGCGCAGGAGCGTGATCGATTTGCGCGCCGCCGCGACGATCGGCACGATCTGGTCATCCTCGCCGTGGAGCACCAGCGTCGGCACCGAGATCGCCCGCAGATCCTCGGTCTGGTCGGTCTCCGAGAACGCCTTGATGCCCTCGTAATGCGCCTTGGCCGAACCCATCATGCCTTGCCGCCACCAGTTGCGGATCACGCCCTCCTGGACCGCCGCGCCGTCGCGGTTGAAGCCGTAGAACGGGCCGGCGGCGACATCGAGGAAGAACTGGGCGCGGTTGTCGGCCAGCGCCTTGCGGAACCCGTCGAAGACCGCGATCGGCAGCCCCTCCGGGTTGGCCTCGGTCTTCAGCATCAGCGGCGGCACGGCGCTCACCAGCACCGCCTTGGCCACGCGGCCCTGCGGCTCGCCGTGCCGGGCGACGTAGCGCGCGGCCTCGCCGCCGCCGGTGGAATGGCCGATATGGACGGTGTTCCTGAGATCGAGATGCTCGGCCACCGCCGCGGCGTCGGCGGCGTAATGGTCCATGTTATGGCCTTCGGAGACCTGCGCCGAGCGTCCATGGCCGCGCCGGTCGTGGGCCACGACGCGAAAGCCTTGGCCCACGAAGAACAGCATCTGCGCGTCCCAATCGTCGGACGAGAGCGGCCAGCCGTGATGGAACAGGATCGGCTGCGCGTCCTTCGGCCCCCAGTCCTTGTAGAAGATCTCGGTGCCGTCCCCGGTGGTGATCGTCGCCATGCTCGCCTCTCCTCGCCATGTGGTGATCCGGAGCGGCCTTCGGCTCCGGGGGTGGCTCGACGACGCGAGGATGATCCTGGGACGCGGATTTGAACATGAGAAACGATGGAAACCCATCGTTTCCAGAAGTGGTACTTTGCAGGGGACGCGGATGCCAACCGGCGGAGCCGGCGCGGCGCCGTGCGTCGATCAGGGTCGAACGAAAAAGCCCCGGCCCAGACGGGCCGAGGCTTCGCGTGTCAGCGCATCTCAGCGAAGGATCAGGGCTGAAGCACGCCGTTGATGACGTGGATCACCCCGTTCGACTGCATCACGTTGGCGACGGTGACGGTGGCGGTGTTGCCCTTGGCGTCCGTCACGAACACCTTCTTGCCCCGCGCCTGCACCGTGAGCGGCTCGCCCTGGACGGTCTTCAGGCTGGCTTCGCCGCCGCCCTGCTTGGCCAGCGCCACCAGATCCTTGGCCGTGTAGGTGCCCGGCACGACGTGGTAGGTCAGGATCCCCGTCAGCGTCGCCTTGTTCTGCGGCTGCACCAGGGTCTCGACCGTGCCCGGCGGCAGCTTGGCGAAGGCGGCGTTGGTTGGCGCGAAGACGGTGAAGGGGCCGGGGCCGGAGAGCGTGTCGACGAGGCCCGCCGCCTTCACCGCCGCCACCAGCGTGGTGTGGTCCTTCGAGTTCACCGCGTTCTCGACGATGGTCTTCGAGGCGTACATCGGCGCGCCGCCGACCATCGGGTTCTTGGCGAGCGCCGCCGTCGGCGCGGCGGCGAGGCCGAGGGCGAGCGCAGCGCCCAGGGTCAGCGACTTGGTCAGCGATTTGGCAACCGAATTGCGGATACGGAACATGGTTTCCTCCTGTGCCCGTGCCCCGTCTTCTTCCGGGGATCACGCCGCCCATTACGGAGCCCGCGCGTGATCGGTTTCGCGCGATCGAATTTTTTTCGAACCGAAGCGTGAGAACCGCAGCCCGATGGCGAGACAGCCCTGGACCGTCGCCGACATCCCTTCGCAGGCCGGCCGCTGCGCCGTGGTGACGGGCGCGAGCGCCGGGCTCGGGTTCGAGACGGCGCGGGCGCTGGCCGGGGCGGGGGCTGCGGTGGTGCTGGCGGTGCGCGATCTCGAGAAGGGGGAGCGCGCCGCGGCCGCGATCCGGCGGGCGCATCCCGGCGCCGCGCTGTCGCTGCGCCTCATCGACACCGCCTCGCTCGCCTCCGTGCGCGCCTTTGCGGCGGAATGGCCGGCGGAGTGGGCGATCGACCGGCTCGTGCTCAATGCCGGCATCGCCGCAGTGCCCCGGCGCGAGGCCAGCGTGGACGGGTTCGAGCGGCAGCTCGCCACGAACTATCTCGGGCATTTCGCGCTGACCGGGCTGCTGCGGCCGGCCCTGAGCCCGGCGGCGCGGGTGGTGTCGGTGGCGAGCCTCGCCCATCGCAGTGGACGCATCCGGTTCGACGACCTGCACTGGCGCGAGACCTACGGGGCGCAACGCGCCTACCGGCAGAGCAAGCTCGCGCTGCTGATGTTCGCCCTCGAACTCGACCGGCGTCTGAAGGCGGCGGGATCGGGCATCGCCTCGCTCGCGGCGCATCCGGGGCTCGCCCTCACCGAGGTGTTCCGCCGGGGCGACCGGGCCGGCGCGGTCCAGCAGGCGGCGGGGCGGATCATCTTCTCGCTGATCGGCCAGCCGGCGGCGCAGGGCGCCCTGCCGATCCTCTACGCGGCCACCGCGCCGGAGGCGGAGCGCGGGGGCTATTACGGGCCGGACGGCATCTGGGAGGCCCGCGGCCACCCGAAGCCCGCCGCGATCGCCGCCCACGCCCTCGACCGCGCGGCGGCCGGGCGGCTCTGGGCGGTCTCGGAGACGCTGACGGGGGTGCGGTTCCCGCCGTGAGGGCCGCGTCGGGCTTGCGCCCGCTCGTCTCGCCTGATGCAGGCGGCGCCCGTCTTGGCGCCCGAACTGGCCGGAACGGCCGCGCTCCTGCTGCTCCTTGCGGGCCGCCTGTCGCCACGGAAGTGTCGTTGAGGGGCCCGCCCTGGGTGGGAACCGGCGCTTCGGCAGGCGGAGACTGAACCGCCGCTTCGCGAGACTTGTCGAGGGCGTGCGGACCCGATCGCGACGTGGAGGCACGGATCGTCACCAGCCGGCGCACTCAGCGCTGGCGACCCGGCCCCGGGGCGAGGACCGATCAATGAATGCAGGTGCGGCGGTCGGCTGGAGGCGAGCGTAGTCCGTTGGGGTTACGACCACCCTCCGCAATCGACGTTGCGCGCGTTGGTGGTTCGCCTCAAGCTTTCATCGTCAGCCTTCGTCGTGCCGCCACGGCGGCATCGTCGCGCAGGCTGATCGTCAGCATTCTTGTATCCGTCAAAAGCCGCCTTTGTTGCGATGTGCGCAGGAAAGCTTGCTGGTTCTACGAGTGCGGTAACAAAACTATGCATGAAATCACGGCCCAGGGCCGCATCAGGCCGACGTCTCTCGGTCTTCGATGGAACGCGCATTCTTTCGACGAACCGGTCGCCACTTCGTCGGAGTGCGCTTGAGCTAAATAACCTCGTGTCATGATGCATGAAGCGTCGGACTAAACGGAGAGTCTTGATGCGGATTTCGTGTGTCGGTGCGGGGCCTGCCGGATTGTACTTCGCGATCGTGATGAAGCGGCGCGACCCGAACCATGAGATCGTCGTTCACGAGCGAAACCCGGCGGGAACGACACATGGGTGGGGCGTCGTCTTCTGGGACGATCTTCTTGCCACCCTGCGGGCCAACGATCCGGACAGCGCACAGGCGATCGCGGATGAGGCGGTGCCCTGGTCCGGGCAGGTGGTCGACGTCGAGGGGCAGCCGCCGCTTCACTCCAGAGGCGGGGGCTACGGCATCTGCCGTCGTCGCCTCCTGCAGATCCTCATCGAGCGGGCGCTCGCGCTCGGCGTCGACGTGCGGTTCGAAAGCGAGATCAGCGAGTTGGGTCAGCTCGCCGACGCCGACCTCATCGTGGCGGCAGACGGGGTCGCGAGTCAGCTGCGTCGGCATCGCGCGGATCAGTTCCGGCCGCAGATCGAAGCCGGCCGCAACAAGTACATCTGGCTCGCAACGACACAGCGATTCCCGTCCTTCACCTTCGGATTCGTTCCGAGCCGCGCCGGATGGGTCTGGTTTCACGCCTATTCCTTCAAGGAGGGAATGAGTACCTTCATCGTGGAATGCGCGCCCGAGACGTGGAACGAGCTCGGTCTTGGCACGATGCCCGCGGATGCCGAGCTGCGGGTGCTGGAAAGCCTCTTTGCCCAGCATCTCGACGGCCACGCACTGATCAGCCGCGATGGCCACGGCAACAGACTGCCATGGTTGAGCTTCCGCACGTTGGCCAACCGAACGTGGCACGCGGACAATGTGGTGCTGATCGGCGACGCCGCACACACGACCCATTTCACGATCGGTTCGGGGACACGCCTCGCCATCGACGACGCGACTGCGCTCGCCTCGGCCTTGAGCGAGCACGACAGCCTTCCCCGCGCCCTGGACGCGTACGACCATCGACGCCGCCGCGCCCTCGCCCGCGTGCAACGGGATGCGCGCCTGAGTGCGGAATGGTTCGAGAACCTCCCACGCTACATCCGCTACAACGCACCCACCTTCTTGACGCTCCTGCTCGCAAGGCGCTCTCGCCTGCTGAAGCGGATGCCTG contains:
- a CDS encoding glutathione S-transferase; amino-acid sequence: MITVHHLENSRSQRVLWLLEELGLDYTVKRYERDPATMQAPRELRAVHPLGKSPVIAADGHVVAETGAIVEFLTARADGALVPPAGTPERARYTYFLHYAEGSAMPPLLLKLIFSRLAPGSPALLRPLVRAIAGKVTGGFVDPELRRHAAYWEAELAERPYFCGDAFTAADIMMSFPLEAFAARGTGAGPRLTDWLARIHARPAYRRALERGGPYAYA
- a CDS encoding energy transducer TonB family protein, coding for MAVAIMLLAWMTAPADAYAKSRCRTEDDPGISDYKKVLYPIAVRLVRSRVYAPHIDLATVVRITIDKSGRLVSSKTERRSRSPWFDREVLFVFPVGLRLPPLPDCGPEAIEVSIPIRIR
- the modB gene encoding molybdate ABC transporter permease subunit, translated to MSGPSDWLGLSPDETTALLLSLRVALVATLASLPLGLALAWLLARKRFPGHALLDGLVHLPLILPPVVTGYLLLLAFGRRGLFGAWLAEIGIVFSFRWTGAALACAVMGLPLMVRAMRLSIEAVDCRLEQAAATLGAAPALVFLSVTLPLSLPGILAGAVLAFAKAMGEFGATITFVSNIPGETQTLPSAIYTLTQVPGGEAGALRLTLISVAVSMLALVASEGLARRMSRRIGAGR
- a CDS encoding BrnA antitoxin family protein translates to MAIDRTRRPSDPRQAAEAAFRAVTTKKAPEAAPAPPKAPLIPGTRETVSLRIDRAVLEHYQKDGPGWQDRINAALKAAAGL
- a CDS encoding GAF domain-containing protein: MLDERSQADPHLMRTAELMAATQSLEDVVDVLARTARRIAGSDGIAVVLRQDDACAYVAEDAIEPLWKGCRFPLDLCVSGWAMQNRETAVILDVGSDPRIPAAAYTYKAIRSLVMVPIGGPEPVAALGAYWCAMVWLDTTTVSRLEALAHQATVALARLRARQSTEPAAS
- a CDS encoding alpha/beta fold hydrolase — protein: MATITTGDGTEIFYKDWGPKDAQPILFHHGWPLSSDDWDAQMLFFVGQGFRVVAHDRRGHGRSAQVSEGHNMDHYAADAAAVAEHLDLRNTVHIGHSTGGGEAARYVARHGEPQGRVAKAVLVSAVPPLMLKTEANPEGLPIAVFDGFRKALADNRAQFFLDVAAGPFYGFNRDGAAVQEGVIRNWWRQGMMGSAKAHYEGIKAFSETDQTEDLRAISVPTLVLHGEDDQIVPIVAAARKSITLLRNGTLKTYPGLPHGMLTVNADRLNADILAFIRG
- a CDS encoding fasciclin domain-containing protein, translating into MFRIRNSVAKSLTKSLTLGAALALGLAAAPTAALAKNPMVGGAPMYASKTIVENAVNSKDHTTLVAAVKAAGLVDTLSGPGPFTVFAPTNAAFAKLPPGTVETLVQPQNKATLTGILTYHVVPGTYTAKDLVALAKQGGGEASLKTVQGEPLTVQARGKKVFVTDAKGNTATVTVANVMQSNGVIHVINGVLQP
- a CDS encoding oxidoreductase; translation: MARQPWTVADIPSQAGRCAVVTGASAGLGFETARALAGAGAAVVLAVRDLEKGERAAAAIRRAHPGAALSLRLIDTASLASVRAFAAEWPAEWAIDRLVLNAGIAAVPRREASVDGFERQLATNYLGHFALTGLLRPALSPAARVVSVASLAHRSGRIRFDDLHWRETYGAQRAYRQSKLALLMFALELDRRLKAAGSGIASLAAHPGLALTEVFRRGDRAGAVQQAAGRIIFSLIGQPAAQGALPILYAATAPEAERGGYYGPDGIWEARGHPKPAAIAAHALDRAAAGRLWAVSETLTGVRFPP
- a CDS encoding FAD-dependent monooxygenase; this translates as MYFAIVMKRRDPNHEIVVHERNPAGTTHGWGVVFWDDLLATLRANDPDSAQAIADEAVPWSGQVVDVEGQPPLHSRGGGYGICRRRLLQILIERALALGVDVRFESEISELGQLADADLIVAADGVASQLRRHRADQFRPQIEAGRNKYIWLATTQRFPSFTFGFVPSRAGWVWFHAYSFKEGMSTFIVECAPETWNELGLGTMPADAELRVLESLFAQHLDGHALISRDGHGNRLPWLSFRTLANRTWHADNVVLIGDAAHTTHFTIGSGTRLAIDDATALASALSEHDSLPRALDAYDHRRRRALARVQRDARLSAEWFENLPRYIRYNAPTFLTLLLARRSRLLKRMPARTYLYLRGRYTKLTGHAASPLARLGRSAHPFGSKANRGISGAEPGTPRR